One genomic segment of Verrucomicrobiota bacterium includes these proteins:
- a CDS encoding nucleoside monophosphate kinase: MKRRVILLGPPGSGKGTVAAQLKKEFGHRHMSTGQLLRDEAESGSALGCHARSFLERGELVPDEVVLELVQRWMAASPGDTGFISDGFPRTLKQAELLDEWAGSQGLDIESVLFFECEESVILSRISGRRACPRCGSTFHLAHLPPKREGVCDDCETVLVQRRDDDVEVVRRRLDVYNRQTEPLVSYYWQLERLAVVDAALPYNELYAAVRAALAG, encoded by the coding sequence ATGAAACGCCGCGTCATTTTGCTTGGACCTCCGGGGTCGGGCAAGGGGACGGTGGCCGCGCAGTTGAAGAAAGAATTTGGACACCGCCACATGTCCACGGGGCAGTTGCTCCGCGACGAGGCGGAGTCCGGCTCGGCACTCGGATGCCATGCCAGGTCGTTCCTTGAACGCGGTGAATTGGTTCCGGACGAAGTCGTCCTCGAACTCGTGCAACGCTGGATGGCCGCGTCGCCGGGCGACACGGGATTCATCAGCGATGGATTCCCGCGCACGCTCAAGCAGGCCGAGTTGCTCGACGAATGGGCGGGGTCGCAGGGACTGGACATTGAGAGCGTCCTCTTCTTCGAGTGCGAAGAATCGGTCATCCTCTCGCGGATTTCCGGGCGCAGGGCCTGTCCGCGTTGCGGCTCGACGTTCCACCTCGCCCACCTGCCGCCCAAGCGCGAAGGCGTGTGCGATGACTGCGAGACCGTGCTGGTCCAGCGGCGGGACGACGATGTCGAAGTGGTCCGGCGGCGGCTCGACGTTTACAACCGGCAGACCGAGCCGCTGGTGAGCTACTACTGGCAGCTCGAGCGGCTTGCGGTCGTGGACGCGGCACTGCCTTACAATGAACTTTACGCCGCCGTGAGAGCGGCCCTGGCCGGATGA
- the rpsD gene encoding 30S ribosomal protein S4 — protein sequence MARYTGPRVRISRRFNQPIFGPSKYLDRRPYGPGVHGPKSRRKVTDYGLGLIEKQKLRYYYGLMERQFRGVYERALRKRGVTGVTMLQMLETRLDSVVYSLGLAITRPAARQLVNHGHITVNGRKVSSPSFAVRVNDVVQIKDHVRSKQIALKNLEGTTSRAVPEWLALDREALKGTMARVPSREDINPIANEQAVVEFYSR from the coding sequence ATGGCTCGCTACACAGGTCCCCGCGTCCGCATCAGCCGCAGGTTTAACCAGCCGATCTTCGGCCCCTCGAAGTATCTCGACCGGCGTCCCTACGGACCCGGCGTTCACGGCCCCAAGTCCCGCCGCAAGGTGACCGACTACGGTCTCGGCCTCATCGAGAAGCAGAAGCTCCGTTACTATTACGGCCTGATGGAGCGCCAGTTCCGAGGCGTTTACGAGCGCGCCCTGCGCAAGCGCGGCGTGACCGGCGTGACGATGCTGCAAATGCTCGAGACGCGCCTCGACAGTGTGGTTTACAGCCTCGGCCTTGCGATCACCCGGCCCGCGGCACGGCAACTGGTCAACCACGGTCACATCACCGTCAACGGACGCAAGGTCAGCTCACCGTCCTTCGCCGTCCGGGTAAATGACGTGGTGCAGATCAAGGATCACGTCCGCTCCAAGCAAATCGCGCTGAAGAACCTTGAGGGCACGACGAGTCGCGCCGTTCCCGAGTGGCTTGCGCTCGACCGAGAGGCGCTCAAGGGCACCATGGCTCGCGTGCCGTCGCGCGAGGACA
- the rpsM gene encoding 30S ribosomal protein S13: MARLLGVDLPGNKRIDIALRTLYGIGPSNAKVIIERAQIDPAIRAKDLSEQQLSHILHVIQEGKYVIEGDLRREIGLNLKRLQAIKCYRGIRHLRGLPVRGQRTQTNARTRKGPRKTVGVQRNPNAKVGIH, translated from the coding sequence ATGGCACGACTCCTCGGCGTTGACCTCCCCGGCAACAAGCGCATCGACATTGCGCTCCGCACCCTTTACGGCATCGGCCCTTCCAATGCGAAGGTGATCATCGAGCGCGCCCAAATTGACCCGGCCATCCGTGCCAAGGACCTGAGCGAGCAGCAACTCTCCCACATCCTCCACGTCATCCAGGAGGGCAAGTATGTCATCGAGGGTGACCTGCGGCGCGAAATCGGCCTGAACCTCAAGCGTCTGCAAGCCATCAAGTGCTACCGCGGCATCCGCCACCTCCGCGGTCTGCCGGTCCGCGGCCAGCGCACCCAGACCAACGCCCGCACCCGCAAGGGACCGCGCAAGACGGTCGGCGTGCAGCGCAATCCCAACGCCAAGGTGGGCATCCACTGA
- the rpmJ gene encoding 50S ribosomal protein L36 — MKVRASIKRLCENCKIVKRKRVLRVICTNPRHKQRQG, encoded by the coding sequence ATGAAAGTTCGCGCATCCATTAAGCGCCTTTGCGAAAACTGCAAGATCGTCAAACGCAAACGGGTGCTGCGTGTCATTTGCACCAACCCGCGCCACAAGCAGCGGCAAGGCTAA
- the rpsK gene encoding 30S ribosomal protein S11 translates to MPDETPKPAETPAAPPGAEKPATKPAKAEKAAKGKKADKGDAAATAADAGAKPVDPAAPPVVVAPTAAELLADEMAGKKIIKAKHAKNISVGIANILASFNNTLVTITDMQGNTIGWSSAGRVGFKGSRKSTAFAAQQVAQDAARQAMSHGMREVEIRVSGPGSGRESAIRALQAIGLEISTIKDVTPVPHNGCRPRKKRRV, encoded by the coding sequence ATGCCAGACGAGACACCCAAACCAGCCGAAACCCCCGCCGCGCCTCCCGGCGCGGAGAAGCCTGCGACGAAGCCCGCCAAGGCCGAGAAAGCCGCCAAGGGCAAGAAGGCCGACAAGGGCGACGCGGCCGCAACCGCGGCTGACGCCGGGGCCAAGCCCGTGGATCCCGCGGCCCCGCCCGTTGTGGTCGCACCGACTGCGGCCGAACTTCTCGCCGACGAGATGGCTGGCAAAAAGATCATCAAGGCGAAGCACGCGAAGAACATTTCCGTGGGGATCGCAAACATCCTCGCCTCCTTCAACAACACGCTGGTCACCATCACCGACATGCAGGGCAACACCATCGGCTGGTCGAGTGCCGGCCGTGTCGGATTCAAGGGCTCGCGCAAGAGCACGGCCTTTGCCGCGCAACAAGTCGCGCAGGACGCCGCCCGCCAGGCGATGTCGCACGGCATGCGCGAAGTCGAGATCCGCGTCAGCGGTCCTGGCTCCGGTCGCGAGTCTGCGATCCGCGCCTTGCAGGCAATCGGTCTCGAAATCTCCACCATCAAGGACGTGACGCCCGTTCCTCACAACGGATGCCGCCCGCGCAAGAAGCGCCGCGTCTAA
- the infA gene encoding translation initiation factor IF-1 has translation MASQDAIRVEGIVDEVLPNRMCRVRLANGHRLMAFPSGRLRMEFVRIAAGQRVTVELSPYDLSKGAVVKTEQTNNNNESSRIH, from the coding sequence GTGGCCAGCCAGGACGCCATCCGAGTTGAAGGCATCGTAGACGAGGTGCTGCCCAACCGGATGTGTCGCGTCCGGCTTGCCAACGGGCACCGGCTGATGGCGTTTCCATCGGGCCGGCTCCGGATGGAATTCGTCCGCATCGCCGCGGGCCAGCGAGTGACGGTGGAACTGTCGCCCTACGACTTGTCGAAGGGCGCCGTGGTGAAGACGGAACAAACGAACAACAATAATGAAAGTTCGCGCATCCATTAA
- the map gene encoding type I methionyl aminopeptidase, with protein sequence MTITNQREHEALRAAGNVAATVLDEVAGFIQPGVSTKDIDDFAAGRIAAHGARSAFLGYKKYPCNICISVNEEVVHGLAGPRRVQFGDIISLDVGVRLDGYIGDTARTVAVGGCDLLAQKLIDVTERALYEGVSRAVAGNRVVDISRAVQEFVESHGFNVVREFVGHGVGRSVHEDPQVPNFVEHGKSSPKLKPGMVIAIEPMVNAGTAQVKILKDKWTVVTVDGLPSAHMEHTVVVRDGEPEILTWPARTPSELKAS encoded by the coding sequence ATGACGATTACAAACCAGCGGGAACATGAAGCCCTGCGTGCCGCGGGAAACGTGGCAGCCACGGTCCTCGACGAGGTCGCGGGCTTCATCCAGCCGGGCGTCAGCACGAAGGACATCGACGATTTTGCCGCCGGGCGGATCGCGGCGCACGGCGCGCGAAGCGCGTTCCTCGGCTACAAGAAGTATCCATGCAACATCTGCATCTCGGTGAACGAGGAAGTGGTGCACGGGCTGGCCGGGCCGCGGCGGGTCCAGTTTGGCGACATTATCAGCCTGGATGTCGGCGTCCGGCTCGACGGCTACATCGGCGACACAGCCCGCACGGTGGCCGTGGGCGGATGCGACCTGCTGGCGCAAAAATTGATTGATGTGACGGAACGAGCCTTGTATGAAGGTGTTTCCCGTGCGGTCGCCGGCAACCGCGTGGTGGACATCTCGCGGGCCGTGCAGGAATTCGTGGAGAGCCACGGGTTCAACGTCGTCCGCGAGTTTGTCGGACACGGCGTCGGGCGGTCGGTGCACGAGGACCCTCAGGTGCCGAATTTTGTCGAGCACGGCAAGTCGTCGCCGAAGCTCAAGCCCGGCATGGTGATCGCCATTGAGCCGATGGTGAACGCAGGCACCGCGCAGGTGAAGATTTTGAAGGACAAGTGGACGGTGGTGACGGTCGACGGCCTGCCGTCGGCGCACATGGAACATACGGTTGTGGTCCGGGACGGCGAACCGGAAATACTGACGTGGCCAGCCAGGACGCCATCCGAGTTGAAGGCATCGTAG